One window from the genome of Moritella sp. F3 encodes:
- a CDS encoding nitronate monooxygenase family protein, whose translation MKTRITELLGIEHPIVLPGMSWISKPELVAAVSNAGGLGILATGPLSQEETRAAIKKIRELTDKPFGIGATLLMPGAKENAQVGIEEQVPVINFSLGKGDWIVEQVHAYGGKVIATVVNEKHAKSAQSIGADALMVTGHEAAAHGGDVTSLVLVPAIASAVDIPVIATGGFADGRGLTAALALGAEGVAMGSRFATSQESALHNDVKQVITGKSENDTIYSKNFDGLYARVLKTPASIKATKKPMNFALALFKSLKAAKMVDLPLWKLVAGVFVQFDKIKQLSYFGAATEKLEAATIKGDLTTGVQFIGQSQGLINDVPSVAVIVERIMSEADDVINKLAKQ comes from the coding sequence ATGAAAACACGGATTACAGAATTATTAGGTATTGAGCACCCTATCGTCTTGCCAGGTATGAGCTGGATATCAAAACCAGAACTTGTTGCCGCCGTTTCTAATGCTGGCGGACTAGGTATTCTCGCGACAGGGCCATTAAGCCAAGAAGAAACCCGCGCTGCAATTAAAAAAATCCGTGAACTTACTGATAAACCTTTTGGTATTGGCGCAACACTACTTATGCCAGGTGCAAAAGAAAATGCCCAAGTCGGCATTGAAGAGCAAGTACCTGTGATTAACTTTTCATTAGGTAAAGGTGACTGGATTGTCGAACAAGTTCACGCTTACGGCGGTAAAGTCATTGCCACTGTTGTTAATGAAAAACATGCTAAGTCAGCGCAATCTATTGGTGCGGATGCTTTAATGGTGACAGGCCATGAAGCTGCTGCACATGGTGGTGATGTGACGTCGTTAGTATTAGTACCAGCGATTGCCAGCGCTGTTGATATTCCCGTGATCGCGACAGGTGGCTTTGCTGATGGCCGTGGCCTTACAGCAGCGTTAGCATTAGGTGCTGAAGGTGTGGCAATGGGCTCTCGTTTTGCCACCAGCCAAGAAAGCGCACTACATAATGACGTTAAGCAAGTCATCACCGGTAAATCAGAAAATGATACTATCTATTCTAAGAACTTTGATGGTCTGTATGCCCGCGTACTAAAAACTCCTGCGTCTATTAAAGCAACCAAGAAACCAATGAACTTTGCGTTAGCATTATTCAAATCGCTCAAGGCGGCTAAAATGGTCGATTTACCATTGTGGAAACTGGTTGCAGGTGTATTCGTGCAATTCGACAAGATAAAGCAATTATCTTATTTTGGGGCTGCAACAGAGAAGTTAGAAGCTGCTACGATCAAAGGTGATCTGACAACAGGCGTACAATTTATTGGTCAATCACAGGGGTTAATCAACGATGTACCCAGTGTAGCCGTGATCGTCGAGCGTATAATGTCTGAAGCTGATGATGTGATTAATAAGTTAGCTAAACAGTAG
- a CDS encoding general secretion pathway protein GspB yields the protein MKFIDAKASCLFRTGLVVSTLCSPVLFVNPVFANTAISTGVEQTDPLIILKLADIEFEHPLSVVTVPKQQLAPSYSAKQPAMKVIPSASSKAKPESRSEQLTMNDELAHEQVSAELLAKFNRALTATSDDDSVPTNEIAESYNAVPIADLPPHLRMQIPDINYSSHVYSSKANNRSVRLNNRDLREGSWLSDDVEILEILQNEVIMRVGAQSFSLKALSDWSA from the coding sequence ATGAAGTTTATAGACGCTAAAGCATCATGCTTATTCAGAACTGGTTTGGTTGTTAGTACATTATGCAGCCCTGTTTTATTTGTTAATCCAGTATTTGCTAATACCGCTATTTCAACAGGCGTTGAACAAACTGATCCGCTGATAATCTTAAAGTTAGCCGATATTGAGTTTGAGCATCCATTATCAGTGGTGACTGTACCAAAGCAACAGCTCGCACCGTCATATTCGGCTAAGCAGCCTGCGATGAAAGTGATACCGAGCGCGAGTAGCAAGGCGAAACCTGAAAGTCGCTCTGAACAGTTGACCATGAATGATGAATTAGCACATGAGCAAGTTTCTGCTGAGTTACTGGCTAAGTTTAATCGTGCGTTAACAGCGACAAGTGATGATGATAGTGTACCGACTAATGAGATAGCAGAGAGTTATAATGCAGTGCCTATCGCGGACTTGCCGCCACATTTACGTATGCAAATTCCAGATATCAATTATAGCTCTCATGTATATTCGTCGAAAGCGAATAATCGCAGTGTGCGTTTAAACAATCGAGATTTACGCGAAGGCAGTTGGTTAAGTGATGATGTGGAGATTTTAGAGATATTACAAAATGAGGTTATTATGCGCGTTGGTGCGCAAAGCTTCAGTCTAAAAGCACTCTCTGATTGGTCTGCATAA